The Acetomicrobium sp. S15 = DSM 107314 genomic interval TCGCGCCTCGAGCACTGCTGAACTGATACTTGAAGATGTACGCGTGCCCAAAGAGAACGTCCTCGGCAACCCGGGAGACGGCTTCAAGGTGGCCATGAGTGCCCTCGACAACGGTCGCTATACGGTTGCTGCGGGCTGCGTCGGCACAGCACAGGGGTGTTATGACGCCGCCAAGAAATACGCCTTGGAGAGGGTCCAGTTCGGCAAGCCGATAGCTGGCCATCAGCTCATTCAGGAGCATTTTGCCGAAATGGCCATCAATATCGATGCAGGGCGCTTCTTGGTCTACAGGGCCGGCCACTTAAAAAATAAGGGCGTGCGGTGCACCAGGGAGGTTTCTATGGCTAAACTCTTCTGCGGTGAAATGGTTAATCGAGTGGCGTATAGAGCTATTCAAATATTTGGCGGTTACGGCTTCTCGAATGAATTTCCTGTCGAGCGTTTCTATCGCGATGCAAGGATAAACACGCTTTATGAGGGCACAAGCGAAATACAAAAACTCATCATAGCGAGCAGCGACCTTGGCATATCCGCCTTCGCGTGAGGTGATCGAGGTGTCGAACGAAATCCTCCTTTGCGAAGTGAAAGACCAAGTGGCGTACCTCACTGTGAACCGGCCCGAGGTGAGGAATGCCATGAATAATACGCTCGTCGGGGAGCTCGAAAAGGCTATAGGCGCGATCGAGAGCGACAAAGACGTTAGGGTTGTGATAATAACGGGAGCTGGAGATAAGGCCTTTATGTCTGGCGCCGACATCAAAGAGCTCGCCGAACGGGATATCGTTTTGGGCAGGGAGCACACGAGGCAGCGCCAAGAGCTCTACGATCGCATAGAAAATCTGAACGTCCCTGTCATCGCCGTCATAAACGGCTATGCTATAGGTGCAGGGCTTGAGCTGGCTTTGGCTTGCACGTTTAGGATAGCCTCCGAAAGCGCGCGCTTCGCGGCTTCAGAGGTTAAGCTCGGCATCATCCCCGGCGGTGGCGGCACCCAAAGGCTTGCTCGCACGGTTGGCAGGACAAAGGCGATGGAGATGGTGCTTTTAGGTGACATGATAGACGCTCAGGAGGCCTACCGTGTAGGATTGGTCAACAAGGTCGTCCCTGCAGATGGCCTAATGGAAGAGGCAGCGTTATGGGCTCAAAAAATTAAGGCTCTCCCCAAACTTGCGGTTCAATATGCTAAGGAAGCTTTGAACAGAGGTGCAAACCTCGGCCTCGACCAGGGGCTGGCCCATGAGTCGTACCTCTTCGCCTTGGCCTGTTCCACTGAGGATAAAAGAGAAGGCGTAGCGGCCTTTTTAGAGAAGCGGCAGCCGAAATTTGTTGGCCGTTGAGCTTAGAAGTTGCAGTTCCTGCGAAAGAGAGGGTGAGTTTTCGCTTGCGTATAGTGGTATGTATCAAGCAGGTCCCGAGCACTGAGGCCAAAGTGCAGATGGACCCTGTTAAAGGCACATTGATTCGTGAAGGTGTGGAGAGCGTGGTCAACCCCTTTGACGAATACGCTATCGAGGAGGGGGTTAGGCTCAAGGAGCGCTACGGCGGCGAAGTCATAGTAGTTTCCATGGGGCCCCCTCAGGCTAAGGAGGCTTTAAGACAGGCCCTGGCTATGGGAGCGGACAAAGCTGTCCTCTTAAGCGATAGGGCTTTTGCAGGCTCAGATACACTGGCGACCGCTTATACGCTTTCGCTGGCTATCAAAAAGTTAGGCGAAATTGATCTCGTTATTTGTGGCAAGCAGGCCACCGATGGTGACACCGCCCAGGTTGGCCCAGGCTTGGCTCAAAGGCTCGGTTTTAGGCAACTTACCTATGTTTGCAAAGTAAAAGAAATAAACTCAGAAAGTAAAAAGATTATAGTCGAGCGCCTCTTGGACGAAGGGATTCAAGTGGTGGAGACAACATTGCCAGCCCTTATGACTGTAGTAAAGGACATAAACCAGCCGCGCCTGCCGAATGTAATTTCTATAAGGAGAGCTGCCAGGACTGAAATTCCAATCTGGGGGCCACAGGACCTAAATGGAGATCAGGCTAAGTTTGGTTTCGATGGCTCACCCACTCAAGTGATCCGGATTTTCACTCCGCCCCCGCGGGCCGGTGGTCAGATCTTAGAAGGAGAAGTCCCGGAAGTTGTGTCTAAGCTCCTGGACGCCCTCTCTTCTCAGCAAGTTATAAGCATATAGGGGGATATTATAATGGCGCTCAAAGTCATAAAAGAGCAGTGTACAGGCTGTGGTCTTTGCGTCCAAGTTTGCCCATACAACGCTATAAGGTTGAACGACGATGGCATCGCCGAAGTGCTCGAGTCTTGCATTCTCTGTGGCCAATGCGTCGATTCCTGCCCCATGAAGGCCCTTCTCATGGAAGAAAAACATGGCGAGGAAGCTACCGGCTATAGAGGGGTGATGGTATTCGTCGAACACGAATTTGGCCGCATCAACCATGTCTCTTTTGAACTCCTCGGCAAAGGGCGAGATCTGGCTGATAAGTTAACAGCACCTCTATGCGCCATGGTGATAGGCGATGGAGCAAAAGATATGGCCAAAGAGGTGGGCACATACGACGTTGACGAGATCTACGTGGTAGATGCCCCTCACCTCAGAGAGTATCAGACCAATTCTTACGTGCGCGAGGCAGAAAACATCATAAATGGATACAAACCTGAAATTGTCCTCATAGGTGCTACGACGCTCGGGAGGGATTTTGCCGGGGCTTTGGCCACGCGCCTCGAAACGGGCCTCACTGCAGACTGCACCGAACTCGATATAGATCCAGAAAGAGGGTTGCTCATGCAGACTCGCCCTGCCTTTGGTGGCAATATAATGGCGACGATACTATGCCCTTACAAGAGGCCACAGATGTCAACGGTTCGCCCCAAAGTCATGCCCATGCCCGAGAAAGTTACCAAAGATGGGGCTCGTATCATAGGAATAGAGCCTGTATCAACTCCCAAGGACTTGCTCATTTCTATCTTGGATTTCATCAAGGACACGGCAGGCACGGTCAACCTCGCTGACGCCGACGTTATAGTCTCGGGCGGCAGGGGGATGAAGGGGCCCGAAAATTTCAAAATGCTTTTAGAGCTGGCTCAACTTTTGGGAGGTGCCGTAGGAGCTTCCAGGGCTGCCGTTGACAGCGGTTGGATCCCCTATGCACATCAGGTGGGTCAGACCGGACGCACAGTGAGGCCCAAGCTTTACATAGCCTGTGGCATATCCGGAGCCATTCAGCATTTGGCCGGCATGCAAACTTCCGATATTATCGTAGCCATAAACAAGGACCCGGAAGCCCCCATCTTTAAGGTGGCCAATTACGGAATTGTCGGCGACCTCTTTAAGATTGTTCCCGAGATGATAAGGCAGCTAAAGGAAAGAAAAGAGAAAGCAAGGAGCTAATTGTTATAACATCATTTCGGTTATTGTGGACTCACAAAGCATAGCACACAAGGGACCTGCTCTGCTCTCGGTAGGGCTTGTGTGCCAAGCAATGTTGGCTTGAGACATTAGCGACCCTTATTGTATAGAGCTGTCTCTTTAGCTTCATATGCCGCTAAAAGTTGACCTTTACTTTGA includes:
- a CDS encoding enoyl-CoA hydratase-related protein produces the protein MSNEILLCEVKDQVAYLTVNRPEVRNAMNNTLVGELEKAIGAIESDKDVRVVIITGAGDKAFMSGADIKELAERDIVLGREHTRQRQELYDRIENLNVPVIAVINGYAIGAGLELALACTFRIASESARFAASEVKLGIIPGGGGTQRLARTVGRTKAMEMVLLGDMIDAQEAYRVGLVNKVVPADGLMEEAALWAQKIKALPKLAVQYAKEALNRGANLGLDQGLAHESYLFALACSTEDKREGVAAFLEKRQPKFVGR
- a CDS encoding electron transfer flavoprotein subunit beta/FixA family protein; translated protein: MDPVKGTLIREGVESVVNPFDEYAIEEGVRLKERYGGEVIVVSMGPPQAKEALRQALAMGADKAVLLSDRAFAGSDTLATAYTLSLAIKKLGEIDLVICGKQATDGDTAQVGPGLAQRLGFRQLTYVCKVKEINSESKKIIVERLLDEGIQVVETTLPALMTVVKDINQPRLPNVISIRRAARTEIPIWGPQDLNGDQAKFGFDGSPTQVIRIFTPPPRAGGQILEGEVPEVVSKLLDALSSQQVISI
- a CDS encoding electron transfer flavoprotein subunit alpha, which translates into the protein MALKVIKEQCTGCGLCVQVCPYNAIRLNDDGIAEVLESCILCGQCVDSCPMKALLMEEKHGEEATGYRGVMVFVEHEFGRINHVSFELLGKGRDLADKLTAPLCAMVIGDGAKDMAKEVGTYDVDEIYVVDAPHLREYQTNSYVREAENIINGYKPEIVLIGATTLGRDFAGALATRLETGLTADCTELDIDPERGLLMQTRPAFGGNIMATILCPYKRPQMSTVRPKVMPMPEKVTKDGARIIGIEPVSTPKDLLISILDFIKDTAGTVNLADADVIVSGGRGMKGPENFKMLLELAQLLGGAVGASRAAVDSGWIPYAHQVGQTGRTVRPKLYIACGISGAIQHLAGMQTSDIIVAINKDPEAPIFKVANYGIVGDLFKIVPEMIRQLKERKEKARS